The Arachis duranensis cultivar V14167 unplaced genomic scaffold, aradu.V14167.gnm2.J7QH unplaced_Scaffold_165490, whole genome shotgun sequence genome contains a region encoding:
- the LOC107472171 gene encoding uncharacterized protein LOC107472171, with translation MRIRTFSELVNKSRVAEDYVKRAAIEKESHRRHFQQNWERRFAPKGQMFKHGGFVPQKIQGQNNSRRPNNNNFSGRRSGKQPLNEQACARCGSHHPGAPCKASWDLCYSCGKVGNKALNCTEKQRKGYDLNVHNATHEAIVIRLGCSQALFRVQQCDFVHDLICLPMTGLDLILGLDWLSKNHVLLDCSEKDIMLLTAGVLRGEQSLEQISIVREFPKIFLDDIDEFPPVREVKFAIELVSWARPISIAPYRMSHLEMAELKAQLEDLMDYMQLNNVTIKNKYPLARIDDLMDQLQGVGVFSKIDLLSGYHQIRGIAVDPSKVEAVMEWGRPTSVTEIRNFLGLAGYYRRFIKGFSQIALPFTKLTCKDAPFVWTLECEEFFQALQQKLTTAPVLVLPELNEPFEVYCDASLKGLGCVLMQHRNVVAYASQQLRPHEVNYPMHDLELATVVFTLNVWRHYLYERRWMELLKDYDFELNYHPEKANIVVEALSQKSLCIAWMMLREEELLKAFESLKIGVQEVSSALCLIQLQISSDFKSRIEKAQQDDKELQKSAHFLPIRMNYTLEELARLYIKEIVRNHGVPTTIISDRDPVSLQDGQSERKIQTLEDILRACVLDQLASWDQYMPLVEFAYNSSYHASIRMAPYEALYGKKCQPPLCWYETGEKSLLGPEMMAETTEQVKKIRDRMLTAQSCQKSYADQKRKPLKFEEEDHVLLKATPTTGLRRYTPDFGHVLESESVQLREDLTLQVTPVRINDVSIKRIRGKEVSFVKVAWSRAGIEEHTWKLESEIRTDYPYLFSGN, from the exons ATGAGGATCAGAACTTTCTCAGAGTTGGTGAATAAGAGCAGAGTGGCTGAAGACTATGTGAAAAGGGCAGCCATAGAGAAAGAAAGTCATAGGAGACATTTCCAACAGAACTGGGAAAGGAGATTTGCTCCTAAGGGTCAGATGTTCAAGCATGGAGGCTTTGTACCACAAAAGATTCAAGGTCAGAATAACTCCAGAAGGCCTAACAACAACAATTTCTCAGGGAGAAGATCTGGAAAGCAGCCTCTGAATGAGCAAGCTTGTGCTAGATGTGGGAGTCATCATCCGGGTGCTCCGTGTAAAGCCAGTTGGGACTTGTGCTACTCTTGTGGTAAAGTGGGGAATAAAGCCTTAAACTGTACGGAGAAGCAGAGAAAAG GCTATGATTTAAATGTGCATAATGCCACCCATGAAGCCATTGTGATTAGGTTAGGATGTTCACAAGCCTTGTTTCGGGTTCAACAATGTGATTTTGTTCATGACTTGATTTGCTTGCCAATGACTGGTCTAGATCTCATTTTGGGACTGGATTGGTTATCTAAGAATCATGTCTTGCTTGACTGTTCTGAGAAG GATATTATGTTATTAACTGCGGGTGTTTTGAGAGGTGAACAAAGCTTAGAGCAGATTTCAATTGTTCGTGAATTTCCTAAAATTTTTCTGGATGACATTGATGAATTCCCTCCTGTCCGAGAGGTTAAATTTGCAATTGAGTTGGTATCATGGGCACGGCCGATCTCGATTGCCCCTTACAGAATGTCGCATTTAGAAATGGCCGAGCTCAAGGCTCAGTTAGAAGATTTAATGG ATTACATGCAATTGAATAAcgtcacaataaagaataagtacccactGGCGaggattgatgatctcatggatcagttacaaggagtcGGAGTTTTCTCTAAGATTGATTTGCTATctggttatcaccagataagg GGGATAGCAGTAGATCCTTCTAAGGTGGAAGCAGTGATGGAGTGGGGGCGACCGACCTCAGTAACTGAGATAAGGAATTTTCTgggcttagctggctattaTCGGAGGTTTATCAAAGGCTTTTCCCAAATAGCTTTGCCATTTACAAAGTTAACCTGCAAGGATGCGCCATTTGTTTGGACTTTGGAATGCGAAGAATTTTTTCAAGCGTTACAgcaaaagttgaccactgcgcctgtgttagtgttacctgagcTGAATGAACCATTTgaggtgtactgtgatgcctcattaaaaggTCTGGGGTGTGTGCTTATGCAGCAccgtaatgtggtggcgtatgcctcacagCAATTGAGACCTCACGAAGTTAATTACCCGATGCACGACCTGGAACTTGCTACGGTTGTGTTTACATTGAAtgtgtggaggcattaccttTATGAG aggaggtggatggagttGTTGaaagactacgactttgagCTGAATTACCATCCAGAAAAAGCAAATATTGTGGTGGAGGCCTTAAGTCAGAAATCATTGTGTATTGCTTGGATGATGCTTAGAGAAGAGGAGTTACTTAAAGCATTCGAGAGCCTGAAGATAGGTGTTCAAGAAGTGTCCAGTGCTTTATGTTTGATTCAGCTGCAAATTTCAAGTGATTTTAAATCTAGGATTGAAAAAGCTCAGCAGGATGACAAGGAATTGCAGAAG TcggctcactttttacccattcggatgAACTATACTCTCGAGGAGCTAGCACgtttatacataaaggagattgtgagaaaTCATGGTGTGCCTACCACTATAATTTCTGATAGAGACcccgtttcacttcaag atggtcaatctgagAGGAAGATCCAAACCCTAGAAGATATATTAagggcttgtgttttggaccagctGGCGAGCTGGGATCAATATATGCCactagtggagtttgcatataATAGCAGCTACCATGCGAGCATccgaatggctccgtatgaggctctGTATGGCAAAAAGTGTCAACCTCCGCTATGCTGGTATGAAACAGGGGAGAAAAGCTTATTAGGGCCTGAGATGATGGCTGAGACTACAGAACAGGTCAAGAAAATTCGAGATAGGATGCTCACTGCTCAGAGCTGTCagaagagttacgccgatcagaaGCGAAAGCCCTTGAAATTTGAGGAAGAAGATCATGTTTTGCTTAAGGCTACTCCAACAACAGGA CTTCGAAGATATACTCCTGATTTTGGCCATGTGTTAGAATCTgaatcggttcagttaagggaagatttgacaCTCCAGGTGACCCCGGTCAGAATTAACGACGTGAGTATTAAACGGATACgcggaaaagaggtttcatttgttaaagtggcatggagtcgagccGGTATTGAAGAGCATACTTGGAAACTTGAGTCAGAAATACGAACAGACTACCCGTACCTATTTTCAGGTAACTGA